A portion of the Paenibacillus sp. PvR098 genome contains these proteins:
- a CDS encoding class I SAM-dependent methyltransferase has product MANQPCRFCNHDLTHTFVDLGMSPLSNSYVSPQQLKTAEITFPLHAYVCENCLLVQLEEFQSPEHIFNDYAYFSSYSDSWLKHCEHYVDMIVPELGLTDKSFVMEIASNDGYLLQYFKQKNIPVLGIEPADNVAKNAQEKGIDTLVSFFNTGTAQKLKGKHMTADLIIGNNVLAHVPNLRDFVAGLKMVLKPQGVITMEFPHLLRLMEENQFDTIYHEHFSYFSLLTAQKVFSSLGLEIFKVDEIATHGGSLRIYAKHSEDASREVMDSVNHIIEKEVHAGLNKVEAYFKFSEQVKATKRALVEFLIQVKKDGKTIVGYGAPAKGNTLLNYCGVRNDFIDYTVDRNPAKQGMYLPGTRIPIFSPDQLKETKPDFILILPWNLKDEIMEQLAYVREWGCKFILPIPKLMVI; this is encoded by the coding sequence ATGGCAAATCAACCGTGCCGCTTTTGTAATCATGATTTAACACATACCTTTGTTGATTTGGGAATGTCTCCATTATCGAATTCGTATGTCTCGCCTCAGCAATTAAAAACGGCAGAGATCACGTTTCCTTTACATGCTTATGTTTGTGAGAATTGTTTATTGGTTCAATTAGAGGAATTTCAATCGCCGGAACACATTTTCAATGATTATGCCTATTTTAGCTCTTATTCGGATAGTTGGTTGAAGCATTGCGAACATTATGTAGATATGATTGTGCCTGAATTAGGCCTGACGGATAAGTCGTTCGTCATGGAGATCGCAAGTAATGACGGCTATTTGCTGCAATATTTTAAACAAAAGAATATTCCGGTTCTTGGTATTGAACCTGCAGACAATGTAGCTAAAAATGCACAAGAAAAAGGGATTGATACTTTAGTTTCTTTTTTTAATACCGGCACCGCTCAAAAATTAAAAGGGAAACATATGACGGCTGATTTAATTATCGGCAATAATGTGTTAGCTCATGTACCCAACCTTCGTGACTTTGTGGCGGGTTTAAAAATGGTTCTGAAGCCGCAAGGAGTTATTACGATGGAATTTCCTCATTTGCTAAGGCTTATGGAGGAAAATCAGTTTGACACCATCTATCATGAGCATTTTTCTTACTTTTCGTTGTTAACGGCGCAGAAAGTTTTTAGTTCTCTTGGCCTTGAAATATTTAAGGTTGATGAAATTGCAACGCATGGCGGTTCCCTTCGAATTTATGCAAAACACAGTGAAGATGCTTCGAGGGAAGTTATGGATTCGGTTAACCATATCATCGAAAAAGAAGTTCATGCAGGACTGAATAAAGTAGAAGCTTATTTTAAGTTTTCGGAACAGGTTAAAGCCACCAAACGAGCTTTAGTAGAGTTTTTGATTCAGGTGAAGAAGGACGGCAAAACCATTGTAGGATACGGCGCTCCGGCAAAAGGCAACACATTGCTGAATTACTGTGGAGTTCGAAACGATTTCATTGATTACACCGTTGACCGTAATCCCGCAAAACAGGGCATGTATCTCCCTGGAACCCGTATTCCGATCTTTTCTCCAGATCAGCTAAAGGAAACGAAGCCTGATTTCATCTTGATCTTACCTTGGAATTTAAAAGATGAGATTATGGAACAATTGGCATACGTACGAGAATGGGGATGTAAGTTTATTTTACCTATTCCAAAACTAATGGTGATTTAA
- the rfbC gene encoding dTDP-4-dehydrorhamnose 3,5-epimerase, with the protein MIFTETELAGAYIIGLQPLEDERGFFARTWCRKEFESSGLNPNLVQCNLSYNNKKGTLRGMHFQAAPYEEAKLVRCIRGAICDVIIDLRPDSKTFKRWIKVELTQDNHKMLYIPEGFAHGFQTLVDHTEVFYQMSEYYRPESAQGVRWDDPAFGIEWPMDRKIISPKDQMYDLFEYQMKETDE; encoded by the coding sequence ATGATCTTTACCGAAACCGAATTAGCAGGGGCCTATATCATCGGTCTTCAGCCGCTGGAAGATGAGAGAGGCTTTTTTGCCCGAACATGGTGTCGAAAGGAATTTGAGAGCAGCGGTTTAAACCCTAATTTAGTTCAGTGCAATTTATCCTACAACAACAAAAAAGGCACCTTGAGAGGCATGCATTTTCAAGCTGCTCCTTATGAAGAGGCCAAACTCGTACGATGTATTAGAGGAGCGATCTGTGACGTCATTATCGATTTACGTCCGGATTCCAAAACCTTTAAAAGGTGGATCAAAGTCGAATTAACGCAGGACAACCACAAGATGCTTTACATTCCTGAGGGCTTTGCCCACGGTTTTCAAACGTTGGTTGATCATACAGAGGTTTTCTATCAGATGAGTGAATACTATCGCCCTGAAAGCGCACAGGGTGTTCGTTGGGACGATCCTGCATTTGGTATTGAATGGCCGATGGATCGGAAGATCATATCTCCAAAAGATCAAATGTATGATCTCTTTGAATATCAGATGAAGGAAACGGATGAATAA
- a CDS encoding NeuD/PglB/VioB family sugar acetyltransferase, whose protein sequence is MKDMIFWGATGHAKVLNECMKSYGHRLVALFDNNNKLTAPIPGVPLFYGQEGFEEWNHKRDPDQPVGFLVAIGGSNGRARVGLQDCLESKGLVALTAVHRKAFVADDAVIGQGTQILVNSTVGVETIIGKGSIINTGAIVDHECRIGDGVHISPGAHLAGCVEVGDYATVFTGAVIIPRIKIGEGAVVGAGAVVTKDVPPYTVVVGNPARILKRLPVNQ, encoded by the coding sequence ATGAAGGACATGATTTTCTGGGGTGCTACGGGCCATGCAAAAGTGCTGAACGAATGCATGAAAAGCTATGGGCACCGTTTGGTTGCATTATTCGACAATAATAATAAGCTAACCGCTCCGATCCCGGGTGTTCCCCTATTTTACGGACAAGAAGGTTTTGAAGAATGGAATCATAAAAGGGACCCGGATCAACCCGTTGGTTTTTTGGTTGCCATCGGAGGCAGTAACGGAAGGGCAAGAGTAGGGCTGCAAGATTGCCTTGAATCAAAAGGGCTTGTAGCTTTGACGGCTGTCCACCGTAAAGCGTTTGTAGCTGACGATGCCGTGATTGGGCAGGGCACGCAGATACTGGTAAATAGTACGGTAGGTGTCGAAACCATCATCGGTAAAGGTTCAATTATCAATACGGGTGCGATTGTCGATCATGAATGCCGCATTGGGGATGGTGTTCATATAAGCCCTGGTGCGCATTTAGCCGGTTGTGTTGAAGTGGGCGATTATGCAACTGTTTTTACAGGAGCTGTCATTATTCCAAGAATCAAAATTGGGGAGGGAGCAGTGGTGGGAGCCGGTGCGGTGGTTACCAAGGACGTACCTCCTTACACTGTGGTCGTTGGAAATCCGGCAAGAATCCTGAAGAGACTTCCAGTTAATCAGTAA
- a CDS encoding cephalosporin hydroxylase family protein: MNEKFEEEKKKLIEQAGKDAQAKDLSLQWLNYTAKYKYSYNFSWLGRPIIQYPQDMMAMQEIIWRVKPDLIIETGVAHGGSLIYYASLLELMGGDGRVVGIDIDIREHNRIEIEKHPMYKRIDLIEGSSTDESIIQQVKEICKNKQRVLISLDSNHTHEHVLAEMQLYSPFVTKGSYLVVFDTVVEDMPEDFFPDRPWGKGNNPKTAVWEFLKTNKRFIIDEEMENKLLITVAPDGYLKCVED; this comes from the coding sequence ATGAACGAAAAATTTGAAGAAGAAAAAAAGAAGCTTATTGAACAAGCCGGTAAAGATGCCCAAGCAAAGGATCTCAGTCTTCAATGGCTCAACTATACGGCAAAGTATAAATACTCTTATAATTTTAGCTGGCTTGGACGTCCCATTATTCAGTATCCGCAAGATATGATGGCCATGCAGGAAATTATTTGGAGAGTTAAACCGGACTTAATTATTGAAACCGGCGTCGCTCATGGAGGCTCGCTTATTTATTATGCTTCATTGTTAGAGTTGATGGGTGGAGACGGAAGAGTCGTTGGAATCGATATTGATATTCGGGAACACAACCGGATAGAAATTGAAAAACATCCGATGTATAAGCGGATTGATTTAATAGAGGGCTCGTCAACAGACGAAAGCATTATTCAACAGGTGAAAGAAATATGCAAGAATAAACAACGTGTACTGATATCCTTGGATTCAAACCATACACATGAGCATGTGTTGGCTGAAATGCAATTGTACTCCCCTTTTGTAACCAAAGGAAGCTACTTGGTTGTGTTCGATACGGTAGTGGAAGATATGCCGGAGGATTTCTTTCCGGACCGCCCTTGGGGAAAAGGAAATAATCCGAAAACCGCTGTTTGGGAGTTTCTTAAAACCAATAAACGGTTTATCATCGATGAGGAAATGGAGAATAAACTTCTGATTACCGTTGCACCTGATGGATACTTAAAATGTGTGGAGGATTAA
- a CDS encoding DegT/DnrJ/EryC1/StrS family aminotransferase, translating into MNPFGRIPVSGPWITNKEIEYVTDAVTNAWYENANTYNLKFEEAFSSYVGTKYAISLPSCTSAIHLSLLSLGIGPGDEVIVPDITWIASAAPISYVGATPVFADIDDKSWCLSARSFENNITEKTKAVIPVDLYGNVPDMDEIRRIADKYNIAVIEDAAEALGSEYKGKKAGSLGDVGVFSFHGSKTLTTGEGGMLVTDREDIYNKCLYLRDHGRKPGDKMFWNTEVGYKYKMSSLQAALGLAQLERVEDLVKRKREIFSWYAEELAEVEGIRLNSENPDVKNTYWMITIILDGVSGIKKEALIEKLAEDYIDCRPFFYPLSMLPAYEDLSTVQKAKDDNNIAYAISPYGINLPSALNLSRAQVKYVCEKLKDKLKFS; encoded by the coding sequence ATGAACCCATTCGGAAGAATTCCCGTCTCCGGCCCTTGGATCACCAATAAGGAAATTGAATATGTAACGGATGCGGTGACGAATGCCTGGTATGAAAATGCAAATACATATAATCTTAAATTTGAAGAGGCTTTTTCTTCCTACGTCGGTACCAAATATGCGATCTCATTGCCTTCATGTACTTCAGCCATCCATTTATCGCTGCTTTCATTAGGTATCGGACCAGGCGATGAGGTTATTGTCCCTGATATCACTTGGATAGCTTCAGCCGCTCCGATCAGTTACGTTGGGGCTACTCCCGTATTTGCGGACATTGACGACAAATCCTGGTGCTTGTCCGCCCGAAGCTTTGAAAATAATATCACTGAAAAAACAAAAGCAGTCATACCTGTTGATTTATACGGGAATGTGCCGGATATGGATGAAATCCGCAGGATTGCAGATAAATACAATATTGCGGTGATCGAAGATGCCGCGGAAGCGCTGGGCAGTGAATACAAAGGCAAAAAAGCGGGATCTTTAGGCGATGTCGGGGTATTCAGTTTTCATGGCTCGAAGACTTTGACGACAGGTGAAGGCGGCATGTTAGTAACGGATAGAGAGGACATTTATAATAAGTGCCTCTACTTACGGGATCATGGACGTAAGCCCGGCGACAAAATGTTTTGGAATACGGAAGTCGGATACAAATATAAAATGAGCAGCTTGCAGGCGGCGTTAGGTTTGGCCCAGCTTGAACGGGTTGAAGACCTGGTGAAGCGTAAAAGAGAGATCTTTTCATGGTATGCCGAGGAACTGGCTGAGGTTGAGGGGATTCGGCTTAATAGTGAGAACCCCGATGTGAAGAATACCTATTGGATGATCACCATTATCTTAGATGGAGTAAGCGGTATAAAAAAAGAGGCTTTGATTGAGAAATTGGCAGAAGATTATATTGATTGCCGGCCGTTTTTTTATCCTTTAAGTATGTTGCCTGCTTATGAGGATTTAAGTACGGTACAAAAGGCCAAAGATGATAACAACATCGCCTACGCTATTTCACCATACGGAATAAACCTGCCAAGTGCATTAAATTTATCCAGAGCTCAAGTTAAGTATGTTTGTGAAAAACTTAAGGATAAGCTTAAATTTAGTTAA
- the fliD gene encoding flagellar filament capping protein FliD, translating to MVGSIRLGGLISGLDTNTIVSDLMKVRRAPLNQLLQRKQTEEWRRDQFREMNSLLLDLKNKTFDMRMQGTFQKKAVASDSEAIVSAKQKGTPTLSTYNVEVTALSDPAKAASVKFVNTLANDTTEIGEAFDFKIGTTTINVTATDTISSVLSKVNAVSSTTGVTASYLKDDKSITFTTTATGANAAISIDVVAPATTFGASNKLNLSVGTIDSTGETFATDAGFQLSKDATAGSVKINGIAYSVTSSTFNFDGVEFNIKALGTTKVNVKPDEDAVFNSIKGFIDKYNEVIEKINAEIRETKYRDYKPLLDEEKEALSEKQIEQWEDKAKSGLLRQDPLLSNALAEMRRVFSTNVTAAGMDPNFDALSEIGITTGNYMERGKLHINETKLREAISQNGTKVMDLFTKASTSTDPTTKFNESGLAQRLYDQLNISMSKITDKAGSSLYLADNSLIGKDLRRIDTDISRWESRLQDIEDRYWKSFSAMETAMNRAQSQSGWLAQQF from the coding sequence ATGGTAGGTTCAATTCGTTTAGGCGGGTTAATCTCAGGGCTTGATACAAACACGATCGTTTCGGATTTAATGAAAGTTAGGAGAGCTCCACTAAATCAACTTTTACAGAGGAAGCAAACTGAGGAGTGGAGACGTGACCAGTTTAGAGAGATGAACTCTCTCTTACTAGACCTAAAGAATAAAACCTTTGACATGAGAATGCAGGGAACCTTTCAAAAGAAGGCTGTAGCATCTGACAGTGAAGCGATCGTTTCTGCTAAACAAAAAGGGACCCCCACTTTGTCTACCTATAATGTGGAGGTAACAGCTCTTTCCGATCCGGCGAAAGCTGCTTCTGTGAAATTTGTCAATACCTTGGCGAATGACACTACCGAGATTGGAGAGGCATTTGATTTTAAGATTGGTACGACTACCATTAATGTTACAGCTACCGATACAATCAGCAGTGTACTATCTAAAGTTAATGCTGTTTCATCTACAACGGGAGTTACCGCTAGCTATCTCAAAGATGACAAATCCATTACTTTTACAACAACTGCTACTGGTGCCAATGCAGCTATTTCGATTGATGTCGTCGCTCCTGCCACTACCTTTGGAGCTAGTAATAAACTTAACTTGTCTGTTGGTACGATTGATAGTACGGGAGAGACGTTTGCTACAGATGCTGGATTTCAACTGTCAAAAGACGCTACAGCGGGAAGCGTTAAGATAAACGGGATTGCTTATTCCGTTACTAGTTCTACATTCAATTTTGACGGCGTTGAGTTCAACATCAAGGCTCTTGGAACTACTAAAGTAAATGTAAAGCCAGATGAGGATGCAGTTTTCAACTCTATTAAAGGCTTTATTGATAAATATAACGAGGTTATTGAAAAGATTAATGCCGAAATAAGGGAAACCAAATACAGGGACTATAAACCTCTATTAGATGAGGAAAAAGAAGCTTTATCTGAAAAACAAATTGAACAATGGGAAGATAAAGCAAAGAGCGGTTTGTTGCGCCAAGATCCCTTGCTTTCTAATGCTTTGGCTGAAATGCGGAGAGTTTTTTCGACTAATGTAACAGCTGCAGGTATGGACCCTAATTTTGATGCACTTAGTGAAATTGGGATTACAACTGGTAATTATATGGAAAGAGGAAAGCTCCATATTAATGAAACGAAGCTACGTGAGGCCATTTCTCAAAATGGAACGAAAGTAATGGACTTGTTTACGAAAGCGAGTACCTCGACAGATCCTACAACGAAATTTAATGAGAGTGGTTTAGCTCAACGCTTGTATGATCAACTTAATATCTCCATGAGTAAGATCACCGATAAAGCAGGTAGCTCTCTTTATTTAGCGGATAACAGTTTGATCGGTAAAGATCTAAGAAGAATTGATACGG